A window of the Candidatus Tisiphia endosymbiont of Dascillus cervinus genome harbors these coding sequences:
- a CDS encoding DNA cytosine methyltransferase has product MLIKDATVKTPKQKESALDSTLVSLFAGAGGMDIGFAKAGFKTIWANEYDKTIALSYQNYFPESKFDGRSILDIPNEDIPFGATGIIGGPPCQSWSEAGARRGIDDLRGQLFHEYIRIIRHVQPKFFVAENVHGIIHSRNIKSFMNIIDMFKKENYEVSWKLLKASDYGVAQDRERVFIIGYHKSLNKKFEFPKPLGNKVTLKQVIGDLADLKVGTTRKVKNHELIDSGYSPIFMSRNRVRGWDEQSFTILATDRHIPFHPQAPKMIKVDGQELRKFALGYENKYRRLTVRECARIQTFPDNYEFIYTNIRNGYKMVGNAVPVNLAYWVAKSIREDLGGNGYADK; this is encoded by the coding sequence ATGTTAATAAAAGATGCTACTGTTAAAACACCGAAACAAAAAGAATCTGCGTTAGACAGTACGCTTGTTTCGTTATTTGCCGGTGCAGGTGGTATGGATATTGGTTTTGCAAAAGCTGGGTTCAAGACAATTTGGGCAAACGAATATGACAAAACAATTGCTCTTTCTTATCAAAACTACTTTCCTGAATCAAAGTTTGATGGGCGTTCTATTTTGGATATTCCAAATGAAGATATTCCATTTGGTGCAACGGGTATCATTGGTGGACCGCCATGTCAATCATGGTCAGAAGCTGGGGCTAGGCGTGGAATTGACGATTTAAGAGGTCAATTATTTCATGAATATATAAGGATTATTAGACATGTACAACCAAAGTTTTTTGTTGCGGAAAATGTTCATGGAATAATCCATTCAAGAAATATTAAATCCTTTATGAATATCATAGATATGTTCAAAAAAGAAAACTATGAGGTTAGTTGGAAATTGTTAAAAGCAAGTGACTATGGTGTGGCACAAGATCGAGAGCGTGTTTTTATAATTGGCTATCACAAATCTTTGAACAAAAAATTTGAGTTTCCTAAACCTTTGGGAAACAAAGTTACTTTAAAACAGGTGATAGGTGACCTAGCTGATCTAAAAGTTGGAACAACCAGAAAAGTTAAAAATCATGAGCTAATTGATTCTGGTTATTCCCCAATTTTTATGTCGAGAAATCGAGTGCGAGGTTGGGATGAGCAATCATTTACTATTTTAGCAACAGATAGGCATATTCCATTTCATCCACAAGCTCCTAAAATGATAAAAGTTGACGGACAAGAGTTGAGAAAGTTCGCTCTTGGTTATGAAAACAAATATCGAAGATTAACCGTTCGAGAATGTGCACGAATTCAGACATTTCCAGATAATTATGAGTTCATTTATACCAATATCAGAAATGGCTATAAAATGGTTGGTAATGCTGTACCAGTAAATTTAGCATATTGGGTAGCCAAATCAATTAGAGAAGATTTGGGGGGTAATGGCTACGCAGACAAATAA
- a CDS encoding AAA domain-containing protein, with protein MNIPLKRYNILDTSVLQNILSPKNIPTARWPGLGRYPLVLLQQAVVNLSMTELKDSGILAINGPPGTGKTTLLRDIVAKLVTERAEALLKFADPEKAFTDSGHKIKTGQSWLNLYKLDKSLKGFEILIASSNNKAVENISAELPSLKAIANDANDLRYFTVLSDLVFGCKSWGLISAVLGNIANCNNFSKNFWWNNDLGLLTYLAEASGIPQIFEITDPKTGKILERRKPRIIEESDPPHNHSDALRRWRQASTDFKHVLQASRTRLAELQEIKNLVQDLANLESRSEQGQTLEELLLEHYKSKPHVIWRILNTPSFRAWQKEGQRIAHKESQKLVHFDYVKRIVPRFANKLGSHFIDNNLFSKSHEERHIVSPWCDTQTQSLRDEVFISAIKLHKAFIDAAAKPLRHNLGVLMRNFGGSSSEIDKKTVELLPDLWSSFFLVVPSVSTTFASVGRMLKDLPTNSLGWLLIDEAGQALPQAAVGAIMRTKRAIVTGDPLQIEPVVTLPNNLTKSICEQFLVDPNRFNAPKASVQTLSDTVTSYFSEFNTKDGSRLVGVPLLVHRRCADPMFSISNAIAYGNSMVQAKSPNNSPIRNCLGPSMWFDVQGQALDTWCLEEGKKVVELLYKLKSASIFPTYIL; from the coding sequence GTGAATATCCCATTAAAGCGTTATAATATCCTAGATACTTCTGTTTTACAAAATATTCTTTCTCCCAAAAACATTCCTACAGCAAGATGGCCTGGATTAGGACGATATCCTTTAGTATTACTTCAACAGGCTGTAGTTAATTTATCCATGACTGAACTAAAAGACAGTGGAATTCTTGCAATTAATGGACCACCAGGAACAGGAAAAACAACTTTATTACGTGATATTGTTGCAAAATTAGTTACAGAGCGAGCAGAAGCGTTACTGAAGTTTGCTGATCCTGAAAAAGCTTTTACCGATTCAGGACACAAAATAAAAACGGGACAGAGTTGGTTAAATCTTTATAAATTAGATAAGAGTCTAAAAGGTTTTGAAATATTAATTGCATCCTCTAACAATAAGGCTGTTGAAAATATTAGTGCTGAATTACCTAGTTTAAAAGCTATTGCAAACGATGCGAATGATTTGCGTTATTTTACAGTTCTATCTGATTTAGTATTTGGATGCAAAAGTTGGGGTTTGATTTCAGCAGTACTTGGAAATATTGCTAATTGTAATAATTTTAGTAAAAATTTTTGGTGGAATAATGATCTTGGGCTTTTAACATATTTAGCAGAAGCAAGCGGAATACCACAGATATTTGAAATTACAGATCCAAAAACCGGCAAAATCCTTGAACGTAGAAAACCGAGAATTATTGAAGAAAGTGATCCCCCACATAATCACAGTGATGCTTTAAGACGTTGGAGACAAGCTAGTACAGATTTTAAACATGTATTACAAGCAAGCCGAACTAGACTTGCTGAATTACAGGAAATAAAAAATCTAGTTCAAGATTTAGCAAATCTAGAAAGCAGATCAGAACAGGGGCAAACGTTAGAAGAACTTTTATTAGAACATTATAAATCAAAACCACATGTTATTTGGCGTATTCTAAATACTCCTTCATTTCGTGCTTGGCAAAAAGAAGGGCAAAGGATCGCCCATAAAGAAAGCCAAAAGCTTGTTCATTTTGATTATGTAAAAAGAATTGTACCTAGATTTGCTAACAAACTTGGATCTCATTTTATTGATAATAATTTATTTTCAAAATCCCATGAAGAAAGGCATATAGTTTCCCCATGGTGTGACACGCAAACACAATCCTTACGCGATGAGGTATTTATTTCTGCTATAAAGCTGCATAAAGCTTTTATAGATGCAGCAGCAAAACCTTTACGTCACAATCTTGGAGTTCTGATGAGAAATTTTGGTGGCTCTTCTAGTGAAATAGATAAAAAAACCGTGGAACTTTTGCCAGATTTATGGTCATCTTTTTTCCTTGTAGTACCTAGTGTATCAACAACTTTTGCATCTGTAGGAAGAATGTTAAAGGATCTCCCTACAAATTCTCTTGGATGGCTTCTTATTGACGAAGCTGGGCAGGCTTTACCGCAAGCCGCTGTAGGAGCTATAATGAGAACAAAACGTGCTATAGTTACAGGTGATCCTTTACAGATAGAACCAGTGGTTACGTTGCCTAACAATTTAACAAAAAGTATCTGTGAACAATTTTTGGTAGACCCAAATCGTTTTAATGCACCAAAAGCATCAGTTCAAACCCTATCAGATACTGTAACTTCATATTTTTCGGAATTTAATACCAAAGACGGAAGTCGTTTAGTCGGTGTACCTTTATTGGTTCATAGGCGTTGTGCAGATCCTATGTTTAGTATTTCCAATGCAATTGCCTACGGAAATTCAATGGTACAAGCAAAGAGTCCCAACAATTCTCCAATACGTAACTGTCTTGGTCCTTCTATGTGGTTTGATGTTCAAGGTCAAGCACTAGATACATGGTGTCTAGAAGAAGGAAAAAAGGTAGTTGAACTATTATATAAATTAAAGAGTGCCTCAATATTCCCAACCTATATATTGTAA
- a CDS encoding NUDIX domain-containing protein, with translation MMDKIHVIARAYIRDNDYILVANSGKHLFLPGGHVKYGEAIYRALSRELAEEIEISNPIIDDFIGVIENLWDNNGKPFHEQSFVFKVHSHSLSKNKEVISKEQHLTFHWEKFSNLAHKNSLPTGMYDFLKEYEEQKQPKFLSLIKDQFTTNY, from the coding sequence ATGATGGATAAAATTCATGTTATAGCAAGGGCTTATATAAGAGATAACGACTATATATTGGTAGCAAATAGTGGTAAACATCTATTTCTTCCAGGAGGACATGTTAAGTATGGAGAAGCGATTTACAGAGCGTTATCACGAGAACTAGCAGAAGAAATTGAAATATCTAACCCTATAATCGACGATTTTATAGGAGTAATAGAAAATCTTTGGGATAATAATGGGAAACCATTCCATGAACAGTCTTTTGTATTTAAAGTGCATTCACATAGCCTATCTAAAAATAAAGAAGTAATATCAAAGGAACAACACTTAACTTTCCATTGGGAAAAATTTAGCAACCTAGCACATAAAAATTCTTTGCCAACCGGTATGTATGATTTCTTAAAAGAATACGAGGAACAAAAACAACCAAAGTTTCTTTCTCTTATAAAGGATCAATTTACTACCAATTATTAA
- a CDS encoding cytochrome c1: protein MSIKFFLCLLILLISNIVTANNNALPTKKIAWPFDGVFASVDRKAAQRGFQVYKEVCSSCHGLYNLYYRNLKELGFSDEEIKEIAKNYTVQDGPNDAGEMFERPALPSDPFVRPYPNEQAARAANNGADPPDLSLIIKARPDGANYLYSILTGYSDPPENFKLMPGLNYNPYFPHSQIAMPAPLSDGQVKYIDGTNSSVEQMAMDVTIFLQWAAEPEMENRKSMGLKVTMFLVIFIIFFYISKNRIWKNLETEEYK, encoded by the coding sequence ATAAGTATCAAATTTTTCCTGTGTTTGTTAATTTTGTTAATATCAAATATTGTCACTGCCAATAACAATGCACTACCTACAAAAAAGATTGCTTGGCCATTTGATGGAGTTTTTGCTAGCGTTGATAGGAAAGCTGCACAGCGTGGCTTCCAAGTATATAAAGAAGTATGCAGTAGCTGTCATGGTCTTTATAATTTATATTACCGTAATCTTAAAGAGCTAGGATTTTCAGATGAAGAAATTAAAGAAATAGCCAAAAATTATACTGTACAAGATGGTCCAAATGATGCAGGAGAAATGTTTGAAAGACCTGCCCTACCCTCCGATCCATTTGTTCGTCCCTACCCTAATGAACAAGCAGCAAGAGCTGCTAACAATGGAGCAGACCCACCTGATTTATCCTTGATTATCAAAGCAAGACCTGATGGAGCAAATTATTTATATTCTATACTTACTGGTTATAGTGATCCTCCTGAAAATTTTAAACTAATGCCAGGATTAAATTACAACCCATATTTTCCACATAGTCAGATTGCCATGCCAGCTCCTTTGTCAGATGGACAAGTAAAGTATATAGACGGAACAAACTCATCAGTCGAACAAATGGCTATGGATGTTACGATATTTTTACAATGGGCTGCTGAACCTGAAATGGAAAACCGTAAATCCATGGGTTTGAAAGTGACGATGTTCTTAGTAATTTTTATAATTTTCTTCTATATCTCTAAAAATAGAATTTGGAAGAATCTAGAAACAGAAGAGTATAAATAA
- a CDS encoding AAA domain-containing protein has product MKDHHVLDSWITTDTNLWLNERIGTIHTVQGREAEAVILVLGAQAPNQNKTRIWAGKSPNILNVAVTRAKEVIYVIGNKSLWKETGVFRELDCRIH; this is encoded by the coding sequence ATAAAAGATCATCATGTTTTAGATTCTTGGATAACTACGGATACGAATCTTTGGCTTAATGAACGAATTGGAACAATACACACTGTACAAGGACGAGAAGCTGAAGCAGTAATTCTAGTATTAGGGGCTCAAGCACCAAACCAAAATAAAACTCGGATATGGGCAGGTAAATCTCCTAATATCTTAAATGTAGCAGTTACACGTGCTAAAGAAGTTATCTATGTTATAGGAAATAAGAGCTTATGGAAAGAAACAGGAGTATTCAGAGAACTTGACTGCAGAATACATTGA
- a CDS encoding S49 family peptidase — protein MYIEHNKSLIAEAKFDQVIAKRQIGKLEQLLSLLPRIGSKASKPVIAVLRLSGVIGKVSPVKSGLSIESLHELIDKAFEIKNLKALCLTINSPGGSPVQSELISKRIRSLAREKKIPIYSFVEDVAASGGYWLACIGDQIYASKSSIIGSIGVVSAGFGFPVAINKLGVERRVYAEGKNKSILDPFQPVQEEDIAIIKHIQKQIHGHFIDYVKERRIGKLTQEDDILFNGAFWSGETAVDFGLIDGIDDMYSFIKQKYGDVTIKYISAKQSWLKKRLGMVRQDFVQEFSDTLIESVENKITYDRFNMR, from the coding sequence ATGTACATAGAACATAATAAAAGTTTAATTGCTGAGGCAAAATTTGATCAGGTAATTGCTAAACGTCAAATAGGTAAGTTAGAGCAATTACTTTCATTACTGCCTAGAATAGGTTCTAAGGCATCAAAGCCGGTAATTGCTGTTCTTCGCCTTAGTGGGGTTATAGGTAAAGTAAGCCCAGTAAAATCAGGGCTTAGCATAGAATCGCTACATGAGTTAATTGACAAAGCTTTTGAGATCAAAAATCTTAAAGCTTTGTGTTTAACTATCAATTCTCCAGGTGGTTCACCTGTACAATCTGAACTGATTAGCAAACGTATAAGGTCATTAGCTAGGGAAAAGAAAATACCAATTTATAGTTTTGTAGAAGATGTAGCAGCATCTGGTGGATATTGGCTTGCTTGTATTGGTGACCAAATATATGCATCTAAGAGTTCAATTATTGGTAGTATAGGGGTGGTTTCGGCTGGTTTTGGTTTTCCTGTGGCTATCAATAAGCTTGGAGTAGAAAGGAGGGTTTATGCAGAAGGTAAAAATAAATCTATTCTCGATCCATTTCAACCAGTGCAAGAGGAGGATATTGCAATTATTAAGCATATACAAAAACAGATTCACGGGCATTTTATAGATTATGTTAAAGAGCGTCGTATTGGTAAGTTAACGCAAGAAGATGATATTTTATTTAATGGAGCATTTTGGTCTGGGGAAACTGCTGTTGATTTTGGTTTAATTGATGGTATAGATGATATGTATAGTTTCATAAAACAGAAATATGGTGATGTAACTATTAAATATATATCTGCTAAACAATCGTGGCTTAAGAAGAGGTTGGGTATGGTAAGGCAAGATTTCGTGCAAGAATTCTCTGATACATTGATTGAATCGGTAGAGAATAAGATTACTTATGATAGGTTTAATATGCGGTAA
- a CDS encoding HaeIII family restriction endonuclease: protein MATQTNNGRAFEWAVGLALKLQTNMPIAENAYSEINEKAFYEIADREKSDLLNAATIAIEHIMLKEKTFFESGNDGLISFNSDTAGTQGDVRDVLITINGKTFGISCKNNHKALKHPRLSRTANFIKEWGIDDSGCSDEYWVTATTIFDELAKIKNDSNGTALWRDVIDKPSRFYWPILDAWSNEISRVCAISETKEIELCKTIISFIVGRFDFYKIIREGKKRVIVQGFNLNNTLSTKRTKHPTCINTINNKNGSQYSKTIVFNRGYSINFRIHNAESKVIPSLKFDITAIGLPANEIYQQTFDL from the coding sequence ATGGCTACGCAGACAAATAATGGCAGAGCTTTTGAGTGGGCAGTGGGTTTAGCACTTAAATTACAAACCAATATGCCAATTGCAGAAAATGCCTATTCAGAAATTAATGAGAAAGCATTTTATGAAATAGCAGACAGGGAGAAATCTGATTTGCTAAATGCTGCTACTATTGCCATCGAGCATATTATGTTGAAAGAAAAGACCTTTTTTGAATCTGGTAATGATGGATTAATTTCATTTAATAGTGATACTGCAGGTACGCAGGGTGATGTACGTGATGTATTGATAACAATAAATGGCAAAACATTCGGCATATCTTGTAAAAATAATCACAAAGCCTTAAAACATCCAAGATTATCAAGAACAGCTAACTTTATTAAAGAATGGGGTATTGATGATTCAGGTTGTAGTGATGAATATTGGGTCACTGCCACAACAATCTTTGATGAGTTAGCTAAAATTAAAAACGATTCTAATGGAACTGCGTTATGGAGAGATGTTATTGATAAACCCTCTCGCTTTTATTGGCCGATATTGGATGCGTGGAGCAATGAAATAAGTAGGGTATGTGCCATCAGCGAGACAAAAGAAATTGAACTTTGCAAGACAATTATATCTTTTATAGTAGGACGTTTTGATTTTTATAAAATCATCAGAGAAGGAAAAAAACGGGTTATTGTACAAGGGTTTAATTTGAATAATACCTTATCTACCAAACGTACAAAGCATCCAACATGTATTAATACAATAAACAATAAGAATGGTAGTCAATATTCAAAAACCATCGTATTTAACCGTGGTTATAGCATCAATTTTAGAATACACAATGCAGAAAGCAAAGTAATTCCATCTCTTAAATTTGATATAACTGCTATAGGTTTACCAGCAAATGAGATTTACCAGCAAACCTTTGATTTATAA
- a CDS encoding dioxygenase, whose protein sequence is MKNLLFLICLYSTIAIASESKFYPNKLNCCKISKSAMNDYEPEEFQLSNNLLRKTGQQAVYRGTKIIVKGRLLDQDCVPVADAKIYLWQVGSDGKYPYVPLRTRINKKMLNLVSKSSFTGSGIATTNNKGEFYFITIYPSGILRETPNVNIRVDHLVLGQLQTKLYLSNSRVNLENCGEVSHALSTALDGIKTYEFDVVMSGRTFKRY, encoded by the coding sequence ATGAAAAATTTGTTATTTTTAATCTGTTTGTATTCCACTATTGCTATAGCCAGTGAATCTAAGTTTTACCCTAATAAGCTTAATTGTTGTAAGATCAGTAAGAGTGCAATGAATGATTACGAACCGGAAGAATTCCAATTATCCAATAACTTACTTAGAAAGACAGGACAACAAGCAGTCTATCGTGGTACAAAAATTATAGTAAAGGGTAGATTATTAGACCAAGATTGTGTTCCAGTAGCAGATGCAAAAATATATTTATGGCAGGTTGGAAGTGACGGAAAATATCCATACGTACCACTTCGTACTCGTATCAATAAAAAAATGCTAAACCTTGTAAGTAAATCAAGTTTTACCGGATCTGGCATTGCTACTACTAATAATAAAGGAGAATTTTATTTTATTACTATATATCCTAGTGGAATTTTGCGTGAAACGCCTAATGTAAACATTAGAGTTGACCACCTAGTTCTTGGACAGCTACAAACAAAGCTATATTTATCTAATTCAAGGGTTAATTTAGAAAATTGCGGAGAAGTTAGTCATGCTTTGTCCACTGCACTAGATGGCATTAAAACGTATGAATTTGACGTAGTAATGTCGGGACGAACTTTCAAAAGATATTAA
- a CDS encoding DUF3576 domain-containing protein: MKTHLKQTIIGTMLALFLFPTATIARNGDYPKTVQERKMDEMGSIVGGEGLVFRPSRIKNESTKTVGCNVNKYLWQASIETLSFVPLASTGSVGGVIITEWYSPKGQTNFRFKINIFIKDNVISPDAIQVKIFEQTLKNGNWLDNHTTSDLANSIEDKILRKSRELYISAERKE, translated from the coding sequence ATGAAAACACACTTAAAACAAACTATTATTGGCACAATGTTAGCTTTATTTCTTTTTCCAACTGCCACAATTGCAAGGAATGGAGACTATCCCAAAACTGTGCAAGAAAGAAAGATGGATGAAATGGGGTCGATAGTTGGAGGAGAAGGCTTGGTGTTTAGACCAAGTAGAATCAAAAATGAATCTACCAAAACTGTAGGCTGTAACGTTAATAAATATTTATGGCAAGCTTCTATAGAAACTTTAAGTTTTGTGCCTCTTGCTTCAACCGGTTCAGTCGGTGGAGTCATTATTACTGAATGGTATAGTCCAAAAGGACAAACAAATTTTCGATTTAAAATAAATATTTTTATTAAAGATAACGTTATTAGTCCGGATGCCATCCAAGTAAAAATATTTGAACAAACACTTAAAAATGGTAATTGGCTAGACAATCATACTACTTCGGACCTAGCTAATAGCATAGAAGATAAAATTTTAAGAAAATCTAGAGAATTATATATTAGTGCTGAAAGAAAAGAATGA
- a CDS encoding TlpA disulfide reductase family protein: MHIRKYSKRFFLIVTYLLISTNSFALDQIKSGVKMLDLSSVPDTVVFFDDKGEKYSLDNFEGKTILLVFWATWCASCIKEMPDLDVLQKDFRKLPFAIIPVSQDYQGIEIIQKYYKDYDIRYLPIYHDFKNQLFKDFSIVGLPTAILINPDGKMLVSFVGTINWYDEEIRNIILSNIPGNHPEPKNSYREQTLNQPVNKQLKAEEQENKDEKPKIQQNNEENNASKNDNKE; encoded by the coding sequence ATGCATATTAGAAAATATAGTAAACGATTTTTTTTGATTGTAACATATTTGTTGATCAGCACTAATAGTTTTGCATTAGATCAGATCAAATCAGGTGTTAAAATGCTTGATTTATCTAGTGTTCCTGATACGGTGGTTTTCTTTGATGATAAAGGAGAAAAATATTCTCTTGATAATTTTGAAGGAAAAACGATATTATTGGTATTTTGGGCAACATGGTGTGCATCTTGTATTAAAGAAATGCCGGATTTAGATGTATTGCAAAAAGATTTTAGAAAGTTGCCATTTGCAATAATCCCTGTATCACAAGACTATCAAGGAATAGAAATTATCCAAAAATATTATAAAGATTATGATATAAGATATCTGCCAATTTACCATGATTTTAAGAATCAACTATTTAAAGATTTTTCAATAGTTGGTCTACCAACTGCTATTCTAATTAATCCAGATGGAAAAATGTTAGTAAGTTTTGTTGGTACTATTAATTGGTATGATGAAGAAATTCGCAATATTATTTTGTCAAATATTCCTGGAAACCACCCAGAACCTAAAAATAGTTACCGGGAACAAACGCTTAATCAACCGGTTAATAAACAGTTAAAGGCTGAAGAGCAGGAAAACAAAGATGAAAAACCAAAAATACAACAGAATAATGAGGAAAATAATGCTTCTAAAAACGATAATAAGGAGTAA
- the leuS gene encoding leucine--tRNA ligase: MRDIEKKWQRIWLEEKAFAATNDSDKPKYYVLEMLPYPSGKIHVGHLRNYSIGDCIARFMKSQGYNVLHPMGWDAFGLPAENAAINNNSNPKDWTYSNIATMRDQLKLIGFSYDWSREITTCDPDYYKHEQKFFLELYKRGLAYQKESLVNWDPVDNTVLANEQVVDGRGWRSGALVEKRQLKQWFLRITNYAEELLNEIAKLDSWPDSVKSMQEKWIGKSEGANFSFKIQDHDANIEVFSTRPETIFGASFVAIAYNHPIIEQLVDKNDAIISFIEKCSQLDTNVVVDKAEKEGVFTDLFAIHPFDPSIIIPVIITNFVLMDYGTGAVFGCPAHDERDHALAKKMGLPIKQVVINKDVPIDVHSESYTGDGIMINSDFLNNLAIQDAKQKSIEELEKCGLGKRTINYRLKDWGVSRQRYWGCPIPIIYCSDCGTVPVAEKDLPITLPSDVTFSRHGNPLDSHPTWKHTNCPKCQKPAIRETDTLDTFFESSWYFTRYCNVDAKDMTDKQACDYWLPVDQYIGGIEHAVMHLLYARFFTKVMNEQGYLNIREPFTNLLTQGMVLHATYRDANNNWLYPDEVIKQSDKWVNKNNGEEVFQGRIEKMSKSKKNVVDLESILANHGADAIRLFVLSDSPPEKDCEWSANGLEGCSRFISKLENMAEILINNKITETPRNRLDKLTKLTHHTIKHVTSEIREFKLNKAIARMRELFNALSDEISKGKEANITSVKEGFSILIKLLNPFIPHITEEIWQKLGNKERLYQTPWPSFNESFLELESYTMAIQVNGKLRATHEFANVTSNIEIQNMVMQLPEIQKHLSGKEPKKIIIIPSKIVNIVA, translated from the coding sequence ATGAGAGATATTGAAAAGAAATGGCAAAGAATTTGGCTTGAGGAAAAAGCTTTTGCTGCAACAAACGATAGCGACAAGCCTAAATATTACGTACTTGAAATGTTACCCTACCCTTCTGGAAAGATTCATGTCGGGCATTTACGTAACTATTCTATCGGAGATTGCATAGCTCGTTTTATGAAATCACAAGGCTATAACGTATTACACCCTATGGGTTGGGATGCTTTCGGCTTGCCAGCAGAGAATGCTGCCATTAACAATAACTCTAATCCTAAAGATTGGACTTATTCAAACATCGCAACTATGCGGGATCAGCTAAAATTAATTGGTTTTTCATATGATTGGTCGAGAGAAATAACAACTTGTGATCCGGATTATTATAAGCATGAACAAAAATTCTTTTTAGAACTTTATAAGAGAGGTTTAGCATACCAAAAAGAATCTTTAGTCAATTGGGATCCTGTAGATAATACTGTTTTAGCTAACGAACAAGTAGTAGATGGTCGTGGATGGCGTTCAGGTGCTTTAGTTGAAAAACGACAGCTAAAACAATGGTTTCTAAGAATCACTAATTACGCTGAAGAACTGTTAAATGAAATTGCAAAACTGGACTCTTGGCCTGATTCTGTTAAATCTATGCAGGAAAAATGGATAGGTAAATCGGAAGGAGCAAATTTTAGTTTTAAAATACAGGATCATGATGCCAATATTGAAGTATTTTCTACTAGACCAGAAACTATCTTTGGAGCAAGCTTTGTTGCGATAGCCTATAACCACCCAATAATTGAGCAATTAGTAGATAAAAATGACGCTATAATATCTTTCATTGAAAAATGTTCGCAATTAGACACTAATGTTGTAGTAGATAAAGCCGAGAAAGAAGGGGTGTTTACTGACCTTTTTGCTATTCACCCATTTGATCCTAGCATTATTATCCCTGTTATAATAACAAATTTCGTACTAATGGATTACGGTACTGGTGCGGTCTTTGGATGCCCAGCACATGATGAAAGAGATCATGCATTAGCAAAGAAAATGGGATTACCAATAAAGCAAGTAGTAATTAATAAGGATGTTCCAATAGACGTACACTCGGAATCTTACACTGGTGATGGTATCATGATCAACTCAGATTTTTTGAATAATCTTGCTATCCAAGATGCTAAACAAAAATCTATAGAAGAACTTGAAAAGTGTGGTTTGGGCAAACGTACTATTAACTACCGCCTGAAAGACTGGGGAGTGTCAAGACAAAGATACTGGGGTTGCCCTATTCCAATAATCTATTGCTCGGATTGTGGAACTGTGCCAGTAGCTGAAAAAGACTTGCCTATAACTTTACCAAGCGATGTTACGTTTTCTAGACATGGCAATCCTCTTGATTCACACCCTACTTGGAAACATACTAATTGCCCAAAATGTCAGAAACCAGCTATTCGTGAAACTGACACGTTAGATACATTTTTTGAGTCTTCTTGGTATTTTACCCGTTATTGTAATGTAGATGCAAAAGATATGACTGACAAACAAGCCTGTGATTATTGGTTACCTGTTGATCAGTATATTGGTGGAATTGAACATGCAGTAATGCATCTTCTTTATGCAAGGTTTTTCACTAAAGTAATGAACGAACAAGGTTATCTCAACATTCGTGAACCTTTTACTAATTTACTAACTCAAGGTATGGTTCTACATGCTACCTATAGAGATGCGAATAATAATTGGCTTTATCCAGATGAGGTAATAAAACAATCTGATAAGTGGGTTAATAAGAATAATGGAGAAGAAGTATTTCAAGGGCGAATAGAAAAAATGAGTAAATCCAAAAAGAATGTCGTGGATTTAGAATCAATATTAGCAAACCATGGTGCAGATGCTATCCGGCTATTTGTACTCTCTGATAGCCCACCGGAGAAAGATTGTGAATGGTCGGCAAATGGTCTTGAAGGGTGCAGCCGTTTTATCAGTAAGTTAGAAAATATGGCTGAGATACTAATTAATAATAAAATAACAGAGACTCCTAGAAATAGACTGGATAAACTAACAAAGCTTACTCATCACACTATTAAGCATGTTACCAGCGAGATAAGGGAGTTTAAGCTAAATAAAGCCATAGCAAGGATGCGGGAACTATTTAATGCTTTGTCAGATGAAATATCTAAGGGCAAGGAAGCCAATATTACTAGCGTTAAAGAGGGTTTTAGTATCTTGATTAAGTTACTTAACCCATTTATTCCACATATTACAGAGGAAATTTGGCAAAAATTAGGCAATAAGGAAAGATTATATCAAACCCCTTGGCCTTCTTTCAACGAATCATTCTTAGAACTAGAATCTTATACTATGGCTATCCAAGTTAATGGTAAACTGAGGGCTACGCACGAATTTGCTAATGTAACAAGTAATATTGAGATTCAGAATATGGTAATGCAATTACCCGAGATACAAAAACATTTAAGCGGCAAGGAACCTAAGAAAATTATCATAATACCCTCGAAAATAGTAAATATCGTGGCGTGA